Proteins encoded by one window of Halomonas sp. SH5A2:
- the relA gene encoding GTP diphosphokinase, which yields MVKVREDQPLTDSGTVDLQKWLSRLQEDVRLPEPARLREACELAQTLELDAPRSHRVWLTPGSSFRMGLEMADILGELKLDQSTLEAAVLYRAVREGLLSLEAVGKRFGNEVANLIDGVLQMAAISYPLAPNHGMGQHNQQENLRKMLVNMVGDVRVALIKIAERTCALRQVKDAPREKCQQVAREVADIYAPLAHRLGIGQLKWELEDLSFRYLHEEEYKAIAKLLAEKRLDRDRYIHDVVETLKGLMEAQNIHHYDVDGRAKHIYSIWRKMKRKRIDFSQVHDVRAVRILVPEVTDCYTVLGIVHSRWHHVPNEFDDYIANPKKNGYQSLHTAVMGPENKVLEIQIRTFAMHDEAELGVCAHWRYKGHDTNAKSRSYEEKIAWLRQVLEWQDEVGGFGDLREGLSSDVAPDRIYVFTPDGHVIDLPRIATPIDFAYRVHTEIGHRCRGAKINGRIVPLTYKLKSGQQVEILTATKGGPSRDWLNPSLGYVRTSRARAKIQAWFKYQARDQNLEEGRVLFDREMRRLDIDGLDLPKLAKAVNYQTPDDMYAALGAGDLRIGQVLHQAQQLFGETDDQEQLDRLLAKPKRQSSKATKSDITVLGVGNLKTSMANCCRPVPGEPIVGFITQGRGVTVHRQDCSNILQLRLDEPQRIIEVEWGERAETRYPVTIEIQAWDRSGLLRDVTGLLGNEKVNVLAVNTLTDTDEGIARLRITLEVDGLEALGRLFSRIQQLPNVTEVRRLRDTDPDKTTRGGGA from the coding sequence ATGGTAAAAGTGCGTGAAGACCAGCCGCTAACTGACAGCGGAACGGTGGACTTGCAGAAATGGTTATCTCGCCTGCAAGAAGACGTGCGTCTTCCGGAACCAGCGCGTTTACGTGAGGCCTGTGAGCTTGCTCAAACCCTGGAACTCGATGCGCCCAGGTCGCACCGTGTGTGGCTGACGCCGGGTTCCAGCTTCCGTATGGGCCTGGAAATGGCCGATATTCTGGGGGAACTCAAGCTCGACCAATCAACATTGGAAGCAGCGGTTCTCTACCGCGCGGTGCGTGAAGGGTTATTGAGCCTGGAGGCGGTGGGCAAGCGCTTTGGCAATGAGGTGGCTAACCTGATCGATGGTGTCTTACAGATGGCCGCGATCAGCTACCCCTTGGCCCCCAACCATGGCATGGGTCAGCACAATCAGCAGGAAAACCTGCGCAAGATGCTGGTCAATATGGTCGGCGATGTGCGCGTGGCGCTGATCAAAATTGCCGAGCGTACCTGTGCCCTGCGCCAGGTCAAAGATGCGCCCCGGGAAAAGTGCCAACAGGTCGCTCGGGAAGTGGCCGATATCTACGCACCGTTGGCGCACCGCCTGGGTATTGGCCAGCTCAAGTGGGAGCTGGAAGACCTGTCGTTTCGGTATCTCCACGAAGAAGAATACAAAGCGATTGCCAAGCTGCTGGCAGAAAAGCGGCTTGACCGCGACCGCTATATCCATGATGTCGTAGAAACCTTGAAAGGCCTGATGGAAGCTCAGAACATCCATCATTACGATGTCGATGGGCGCGCCAAGCACATCTATTCGATTTGGCGCAAAATGAAGCGTAAACGCATCGATTTTTCCCAGGTTCACGACGTGCGCGCCGTGCGCATTCTGGTCCCCGAAGTGACCGACTGCTACACGGTATTGGGGATCGTTCATTCCCGTTGGCATCATGTGCCCAACGAGTTCGATGACTACATCGCCAACCCCAAGAAAAACGGCTACCAGTCGCTGCACACGGCCGTGATGGGGCCGGAAAACAAAGTGCTGGAAATTCAGATTCGCACCTTCGCGATGCACGACGAAGCCGAACTTGGCGTCTGTGCCCATTGGCGCTACAAAGGCCACGATACCAACGCCAAAAGCCGCAGCTACGAAGAAAAGATCGCCTGGTTACGCCAGGTGCTCGAGTGGCAGGACGAGGTTGGCGGGTTTGGCGACCTGCGCGAAGGGCTTTCAAGCGATGTCGCCCCGGATCGCATCTACGTGTTTACCCCCGACGGCCACGTAATCGATTTGCCGCGGATTGCCACGCCCATCGATTTTGCCTACCGGGTGCACACTGAAATCGGCCACCGATGCCGCGGTGCCAAGATCAACGGCCGTATCGTGCCGCTGACCTACAAGCTGAAATCCGGTCAGCAGGTCGAGATTCTTACCGCGACGAAAGGCGGGCCAAGTCGGGACTGGCTCAACCCAAGCCTTGGCTATGTGCGCACGTCCCGGGCCCGGGCGAAGATCCAGGCCTGGTTCAAGTACCAGGCCCGCGATCAAAACCTGGAGGAAGGGCGCGTCCTGTTTGACCGCGAAATGCGCCGCCTGGATATCGATGGGCTCGATCTGCCCAAGCTGGCCAAAGCGGTTAATTACCAGACGCCGGATGACATGTACGCCGCCTTGGGGGCGGGCGACTTGCGCATCGGGCAGGTGCTCCACCAGGCCCAGCAGCTGTTTGGTGAAACCGACGACCAGGAACAGCTCGACCGACTGCTCGCCAAGCCCAAGCGCCAGTCCAGCAAGGCCACCAAAAGTGATATTACCGTGCTGGGGGTTGGCAACCTGAAAACCAGCATGGCTAACTGCTGTCGACCGGTTCCCGGCGAACCCATCGTCGGTTTCATTACCCAGGGCCGTGGCGTGACGGTGCATCGCCAGGACTGCAGCAACATCCTGCAATTGCGCCTGGATGAACCCCAGCGCATTATTGAAGTGGAGTGGGGCGAGCGCGCCGAGACACGCTATCCGGTGACCATCGAGATCCAGGCCTGGGACCGTTCCGGCCTGCTGCGCGATGTCACGGGCCTGCTGGGCAACGAGAAAGTCAACGTGCTGGCGGTGAACACGCTGACCGACACCGACGAAGGCATTGCCCGCTTGCGCATTACTCTGGAAGTCGATGGCCTGGAAGCGCTGGGGCGTCTTTTCTCGCGCATTCAGCAATTGCCCAATGTCACCGAGGTGCGTCGCCTGCGCGACACTGATCCGGACAAGACCACGCGGGGAGGCGGGGCCTGA
- the mazG gene encoding nucleoside triphosphate pyrophosphohydrolase, which translates to MRYSLDDLLTLMQVLRDHEQGCPWDIKQDWDSIVPHTLEEAYEVADAIERRAFDELPGELGDLLFQVVYYAQFGAEEQRFDFHDIVDTLTAKMLRRHPHVFPDGTLSSRRPPGVSAEDVQTQQVNSRWESLKAAERDARACDDSNGVPASVLDDVPRTLPALSRAAKLSKRAARVGFDWPDSQGVLAKIREELYEVEEALAAGDQPHAHEEVGDLLFAVTNLARTLGANPEQCLRATNAKFERRFRYVEGELSAAKRPFAEVSLDEMEAHWQAAKAEDTH; encoded by the coding sequence ATGCGTTACTCGCTGGATGATTTGCTCACCCTGATGCAGGTGCTTCGAGACCACGAGCAGGGCTGCCCCTGGGATATCAAGCAGGACTGGGACAGCATTGTGCCCCACACCCTTGAAGAAGCCTATGAAGTGGCTGATGCCATCGAACGGCGCGCTTTTGATGAGTTGCCCGGCGAGCTGGGTGACCTGTTGTTTCAGGTGGTTTACTACGCCCAGTTCGGGGCGGAAGAGCAGCGCTTCGACTTCCATGACATTGTCGATACACTGACGGCCAAGATGCTACGTCGCCATCCGCATGTCTTTCCCGACGGCACCTTGAGCTCACGTCGCCCGCCGGGGGTAAGTGCCGAGGATGTGCAGACCCAGCAGGTGAACAGCCGCTGGGAATCGCTGAAAGCCGCAGAACGTGACGCAAGGGCATGTGACGACAGCAATGGCGTGCCAGCCTCGGTGCTTGACGACGTGCCGCGCACCTTGCCTGCTCTCAGCCGTGCGGCCAAGCTTTCCAAACGGGCGGCTCGCGTGGGCTTTGACTGGCCGGACTCGCAGGGCGTTCTGGCCAAGATCCGTGAAGAGCTTTATGAAGTGGAAGAGGCCCTCGCCGCAGGCGACCAGCCGCACGCCCATGAAGAAGTCGGTGATCTGCTGTTTGCCGTGACGAATTTAGCGCGCACGCTAGGGGCCAACCCGGAGCAGTGCCTGCGCGCGACCAATGCCAAGTTCGAGCGGCGCTTTCGCTATGTAGAGGGCGAGCTTAGCGCCGCCAAGCGACCGTTCGCCGAAGTCTCTCTGGACGAAATGGAAGCCCATTGGCAGGCCGCGAAAGCCGAAGACACCCATTGA
- the ppc gene encoding phosphoenolpyruvate carboxylase, with protein MSHDLHESLRDNVRILGDSLGRTIADDLGQSFVDKIETIRAHAKQGRQGDSLQQRNLIEYLRQLPEQDLLPVTRAFNQFLNLANIAEQHYRARFRRVEDYKPGSQPVLGELLKRAEQAGNSPRKLVESLANMRVELVLTAHPTEVIRRTLIQKYDAIDDCLTAIEGSDDYPERGTRAQGRLEELISQAWHTDEIRHERPTPVDEAKWGFAVIENSLWQAVPDFHRDLDNLLLDTAGERLPLDAAPIRYASWMGGDRDGNPNVTAKVTKEVLLLGRWMAADLYLRDLEQLKTELSMWKANSALKAEAGDVAEPYREVLKRLLVKMEATRDWAKAELEGYNYDGGPIIETRDQLYAPLLACYRSLCDVGLDTIANGALLDTLRRVAVFGVTLTKLDLRQEASRHAQVMEELTDALNLGHYSEWDEAQRQAFLLAELESRRPLIPRRWECSAESREVLDTFKVVAQEHSEALGTYIISMAAEPSDVLTVALLMKEAGGNVTLPIAPLFETLNDLDHAGDVIDQLLALPGYRKLMRKGQEVMIGYSDSAKDAGQLAAAWAQYRAQESLVNVCERHGVDLTLFHGRGGTVGRGGGPAHAAILSQPPGSVNGSLRVTEQGEMIRFKFGQPDIALRSMEIYACAVLEATLLPPRAPEPHWREEMDQLSSVAHAAYVGVVREDPDFVPYFRSVTPEGALGRLPLGSRPTKRRQDGGVETLRAIPWIFAWTQIRLMLPAWLGSGEAFSRRLEQPGGREVLQEMRNEWPFFGTYLDMLEMLLAKADVAIAAYYEHRLVDEPSLKALGKQLRERFARLEESVLDILQQDKLLENTPLIRQAIDVRNPYIDPLHGLQAELLQRNRDADGAISADLSRALMVTMAGIAAGLRNTG; from the coding sequence ATGAGCCATGACCTACACGAATCGCTACGCGATAACGTGCGTATTCTGGGCGACAGCCTGGGGCGAACCATTGCCGATGACCTTGGCCAATCATTTGTCGATAAAATCGAGACTATTCGTGCCCACGCCAAACAGGGGCGGCAGGGGGATTCGCTACAGCAACGTAACTTGATCGAATACCTGCGCCAGCTGCCCGAGCAGGATTTACTGCCGGTCACCCGCGCCTTCAACCAGTTTCTCAATCTCGCCAACATCGCCGAGCAGCACTACCGCGCGCGTTTCCGCCGAGTTGAAGACTACAAGCCGGGCTCGCAGCCAGTGCTTGGCGAGCTGCTCAAACGCGCCGAGCAGGCCGGCAACTCGCCGCGCAAGCTGGTCGAAAGCCTTGCCAATATGCGGGTTGAACTGGTGCTCACCGCGCACCCCACCGAAGTCATTCGGCGCACGTTGATTCAAAAGTACGACGCCATCGACGACTGCCTGACGGCCATTGAAGGCTCTGATGACTACCCAGAGCGCGGTACCCGCGCCCAGGGGCGGTTGGAGGAGTTGATCAGCCAGGCCTGGCATACCGACGAAATTCGCCACGAGCGTCCCACGCCCGTCGATGAGGCCAAGTGGGGCTTTGCTGTGATTGAAAATTCGCTGTGGCAGGCGGTGCCTGACTTTCATCGCGATCTGGACAACCTGCTGCTGGATACCGCTGGCGAACGCTTGCCGCTCGACGCTGCACCCATTCGCTATGCCTCCTGGATGGGCGGCGACCGGGATGGCAATCCGAACGTCACGGCAAAGGTCACCAAAGAAGTGCTTCTGTTAGGCCGTTGGATGGCCGCTGATCTTTACCTGCGCGACCTCGAACAGCTCAAGACCGAGCTATCCATGTGGAAGGCCAATAGCGCGCTCAAGGCTGAGGCGGGCGATGTGGCCGAGCCCTACCGTGAAGTGCTGAAACGCCTGCTGGTGAAGATGGAAGCCACCCGCGACTGGGCCAAGGCCGAGCTGGAGGGGTATAACTATGACGGCGGGCCGATTATCGAAACCCGCGACCAGCTGTATGCGCCCTTACTGGCCTGCTACCGTTCGCTATGCGATGTAGGCCTGGATACCATCGCCAACGGCGCGCTGCTGGATACCTTACGCCGGGTGGCGGTCTTTGGCGTCACGCTGACCAAGCTCGACCTGCGCCAGGAAGCCAGCCGCCATGCTCAGGTGATGGAAGAGCTGACCGACGCGCTGAATCTGGGTCACTACAGCGAGTGGGATGAAGCCCAGCGTCAGGCGTTTTTACTGGCTGAACTTGAATCGCGGCGACCGCTGATCCCGCGCCGCTGGGAGTGTTCGGCAGAATCCCGCGAGGTGCTCGATACCTTCAAGGTGGTCGCCCAGGAGCACAGTGAAGCACTGGGTACCTACATCATCTCCATGGCGGCTGAACCGTCAGACGTGCTTACCGTAGCGTTGTTGATGAAAGAGGCCGGCGGCAACGTGACCTTGCCGATTGCGCCGCTGTTCGAAACCCTTAACGACCTGGATCACGCAGGCGACGTGATCGACCAACTGCTCGCGCTGCCGGGCTATCGCAAGCTGATGCGCAAGGGCCAGGAAGTGATGATTGGCTACTCGGACTCCGCCAAGGACGCCGGGCAGCTGGCCGCCGCCTGGGCCCAGTACCGCGCCCAGGAGTCGTTGGTCAATGTGTGCGAGCGCCATGGTGTCGACCTCACCCTGTTCCATGGCCGTGGTGGTACCGTTGGCCGTGGCGGCGGCCCCGCCCACGCGGCGATTCTTTCCCAGCCGCCGGGCTCGGTGAATGGCAGTTTAAGGGTGACCGAGCAGGGTGAAATGATTCGCTTCAAGTTTGGTCAGCCTGATATCGCCCTGCGTTCGATGGAAATTTATGCCTGTGCAGTGCTGGAGGCCACGCTACTGCCGCCGAGAGCGCCGGAACCCCATTGGCGCGAAGAGATGGATCAGCTTTCCAGCGTCGCCCACGCCGCCTATGTCGGCGTTGTGCGTGAAGACCCGGACTTTGTACCTTACTTCCGTTCGGTGACACCGGAAGGCGCGTTGGGTAGGCTGCCGCTGGGCTCTCGGCCAACCAAACGCCGTCAAGACGGTGGGGTAGAGACCCTGCGCGCGATTCCGTGGATTTTCGCCTGGACGCAAATTCGCCTGATGCTGCCGGCGTGGCTGGGTAGCGGCGAGGCGTTCTCGCGTCGACTTGAACAGCCGGGCGGGCGCGAGGTGCTCCAGGAAATGCGTAACGAGTGGCCGTTCTTCGGCACCTACCTCGATATGCTGGAAATGCTGTTGGCCAAAGCAGACGTGGCGATTGCCGCCTATTACGAGCACCGCTTGGTGGACGAGCCCTCGTTGAAGGCCTTGGGTAAACAGTTGCGCGAGCGATTCGCGCGGCTGGAAGAGTCCGTGCTGGATATTCTGCAGCAGGACAAACTGCTGGAAAATACGCCGCTGATTCGTCAGGCGATCGATGTGCGTAACCCCTATATCGATCCGCTCCACGGCTTGCAGGCGGAGCTCTTGCAGCGTAACCGAGACGCCGACGGGGCGATTAGCGCCGACCTTTCAAGAGCACTGATGGTCACCATGGCGGGGATTGCGGCCGGTCTGCGCAACACTGGCTAA
- a CDS encoding DUF924 family protein: protein MSSEAQAVLDFWFEALTPAQWFKKDPKMDQAIRERFGTLHAQAAQCECYAWRQTPQGRLAEIIVLDQFSRNIYRDDARAFATDALALVLAQEAVAACADAGLSSEQRAFLYIPYMHSESAAIHERTMELFDQPGLEKNLDFEVRHKAIIDRFGRYPHRNALLGRVSTDEELAFLKQPGSSF from the coding sequence ATGTCCTCGGAAGCTCAAGCGGTACTCGATTTCTGGTTTGAGGCCTTGACGCCTGCGCAGTGGTTTAAGAAAGACCCCAAGATGGACCAGGCGATCCGGGAACGGTTTGGCACGCTGCATGCCCAGGCGGCGCAGTGCGAGTGTTACGCCTGGCGGCAAACGCCCCAGGGGCGGCTGGCGGAGATCATTGTGCTGGATCAGTTCTCGCGCAATATCTACCGTGACGATGCGCGTGCCTTTGCCACCGATGCCTTGGCGCTGGTGCTGGCTCAGGAAGCGGTGGCCGCTTGCGCCGACGCTGGGCTTTCCAGCGAGCAGCGGGCGTTTCTGTATATTCCCTATATGCATAGCGAGTCGGCGGCGATTCACGAGCGGACGATGGAGCTGTTTGACCAGCCGGGGTTGGAGAAAAACCTCGACTTTGAAGTGCGCCACAAGGCGATTATTGATCGTTTTGGCCGCTACCCGCACCGCAATGCCCTGCTGGGGCGGGTCTCTACCGACGAGGAGCTGGCGTTTTTGAAGCAGCCCGGCTCCTCTTTTTAA
- the rluF gene encoding 23S rRNA pseudouridine(2604) synthase RluF, translating to MTLRKSTRINKYISESGLCSRREADRYVEQGNVWINGRRATTGDQVVAGDRVKVNDQEIEPQEEEDLVLIALNKPVGIVCATEPSEKDNIVDFVKHGTRIFPIGRLDKDSQGLILLTNNGDLVNKILRANNHHEKEYRVTVNKPITDDFIQGMQNGVPILGQVTKKCHVEKVSTFEFTMTLVQGLNRQIRRMCDYFGYDVTQLIRTRIMNVSLKGLALGDWRDLTPKEIATIEALTASSEAKPATSSAPKRSGSQNKSRKNTAGTPGKRGGKSGDKTPSKGAGKAAGKRTASGSGRPKAKSAGGKPALKGKSSGVPSGRKAAGQGKPMKKKPVKGKPAPRRK from the coding sequence ATGACGTTACGAAAATCTACCCGTATCAATAAATATATCAGCGAAAGCGGCTTGTGCTCACGGCGGGAAGCCGACCGTTACGTGGAGCAGGGCAACGTCTGGATTAACGGCCGCCGGGCGACGACCGGTGACCAGGTGGTGGCGGGCGATCGGGTCAAGGTGAACGACCAGGAGATCGAGCCCCAGGAAGAAGAAGACCTTGTCCTCATTGCGCTCAATAAGCCGGTGGGCATCGTCTGCGCCACCGAGCCCAGCGAAAAAGACAACATCGTCGATTTTGTAAAACACGGCACGCGCATTTTCCCCATTGGCCGGCTGGATAAAGACTCCCAGGGGCTGATATTGCTCACCAATAATGGCGACCTGGTGAATAAGATTTTGCGGGCCAACAATCACCATGAAAAAGAATACCGGGTGACGGTTAACAAACCGATTACCGATGACTTTATTCAAGGAATGCAGAACGGGGTGCCCATCCTCGGCCAGGTCACCAAAAAATGCCACGTGGAAAAGGTATCCACCTTCGAGTTCACGATGACGCTGGTGCAGGGGCTGAACCGCCAGATTCGCCGTATGTGTGACTACTTCGGCTATGACGTTACCCAGCTCATTCGTACGCGCATCATGAATGTATCGCTCAAAGGGCTGGCGCTAGGCGACTGGCGCGACTTGACCCCAAAAGAGATCGCGACGATTGAAGCGCTAACAGCCAGTTCAGAGGCCAAGCCCGCGACGTCGTCTGCTCCAAAGCGCTCGGGCAGCCAGAATAAATCTCGCAAAAATACCGCTGGCACGCCGGGCAAGCGTGGCGGTAAATCCGGTGACAAAACGCCGAGTAAAGGGGCGGGTAAAGCAGCAGGAAAACGCACTGCCAGCGGGTCGGGGCGGCCCAAGGCCAAAAGCGCTGGCGGTAAACCAGCGCTTAAAGGCAAGTCGAGCGGCGTGCCTTCCGGCCGCAAAGCAGCCGGACAGGGAAAGCCCATGAAAAAAAAGCCGGTTAAAGGGAAGCCGGCTCCACGCCGTAAATAG
- a CDS encoding anthranilate synthase component II gives MKVLIIDNYDSFTYNLYQFIGEILTTEKNRGKEPHFEILVKRNNQIDFKAIEAMAPDRIIISPGPGSPDDPRYFGVCAEVIEKLGKTTPLLGVCLGMQGIVHVFGGKVVKAPLPMHGKISPINHNNRSVFNGVPDQLEVMRYHSLIADATTLPDCLEVTATVGALAADNFEQRSRWQALGEFELMGVRHRDYPIHGIQFHPESFATEGGKELISNFLFAYAA, from the coding sequence ATGAAGGTGCTGATCATCGATAACTACGACTCCTTCACCTATAACCTTTACCAGTTTATCGGTGAGATTCTGACCACGGAAAAAAACCGCGGCAAGGAGCCCCATTTCGAGATACTCGTTAAGCGCAACAATCAAATCGACTTCAAAGCGATTGAAGCCATGGCGCCGGATCGCATTATCATCTCCCCTGGCCCCGGCTCGCCGGATGATCCGCGTTATTTTGGCGTCTGTGCCGAGGTGATCGAGAAGCTTGGTAAAACCACCCCGCTGCTGGGGGTTTGTCTGGGCATGCAGGGCATCGTGCACGTGTTTGGCGGCAAGGTGGTCAAGGCGCCGCTACCCATGCACGGCAAGATCAGCCCGATCAATCACAACAACCGTTCGGTATTTAACGGCGTGCCCGACCAGCTAGAAGTGATGCGCTATCATTCGTTGATTGCCGATGCGACCACCCTGCCTGATTGTCTGGAAGTGACCGCCACGGTAGGCGCCCTGGCAGCTGACAACTTTGAACAGCGTAGCCGCTGGCAGGCGCTCGGCGAGTTTGAGTTGATGGGGGTAAGACACCGTGACTATCCCATCCACGGCATTCAGTTCCACCCGGAATCGTTTGCGACCGAAGGCGGCAAGGAACTGATTAGCAACTTCCTGTTTGCCTACGCAGCCTGA
- a CDS encoding anthranilate synthase component I family protein, with amino-acid sequence MTTADTHASKGPEPFTLPRKPHYVTLAADCDFFALFQKIERQFTNCYMLESLGEDSHMARHSIIGFDPEYTLYANGKTLTIEDRDGNASHYPSDNPYELLRSLIPQNIISRKYAGGLSGYLGYDAMQYFEPSLTLKASDDFDTFRFGLYKDGLILDKMTGEVIYFYYDNSRYEFLQALIDADDTPPGPLHITALGDTMSQAEHAEAVAKVKQDIINGKVFQCEVGFKKRFQIQGDTLALYDQLRTINPSPQMYYVKFGDQKLIGASPELLFRLRQGEMETFPLAGTTTRGQTPQEDTQLARALLNDPKEIAEHNMIVDLHRNDIGRVAQFGTVKVRSLMDIKRFSHVQHISSEIVGIIAENDDMFSALASNFPAGTLTGAPKIEAMKIIDDLETDGRGPYGGAVGQFSFNGDCTFAIPIRTVFVNGEKAYVQTCGGNVFDSNADDEYEEIRRKFAGTRKALAPFMSTETESPA; translated from the coding sequence ATGACCACTGCTGACACGCACGCATCTAAAGGCCCTGAGCCGTTTACGCTGCCGCGCAAGCCGCACTATGTGACGCTGGCGGCCGACTGCGACTTTTTTGCCCTGTTTCAAAAAATCGAGCGGCAGTTTACTAACTGCTACATGCTGGAATCGCTGGGCGAAGATAGCCACATGGCGCGCCACTCGATCATCGGCTTCGACCCCGAGTACACGCTCTATGCCAACGGCAAGACGCTGACCATCGAAGACCGCGATGGCAATGCCAGTCACTATCCAAGCGATAACCCTTACGAGCTGCTGCGCAGCCTGATTCCGCAGAATATCATTTCGCGTAAATACGCTGGCGGGCTAAGCGGCTATCTGGGTTACGACGCCATGCAGTACTTCGAGCCGTCGCTGACGCTCAAGGCCAGCGATGACTTCGATACGTTTCGGTTCGGGCTCTATAAAGATGGGTTGATCCTCGACAAGATGACCGGTGAGGTCATCTATTTTTACTATGACAATAGCCGCTACGAGTTTCTGCAGGCGCTGATCGACGCCGACGACACGCCGCCCGGCCCGCTGCATATCACTGCTCTGGGCGACACCATGAGCCAGGCCGAGCACGCCGAGGCCGTGGCCAAGGTGAAACAGGACATCATCAACGGCAAGGTCTTCCAGTGCGAGGTCGGCTTTAAAAAGCGCTTTCAGATTCAGGGCGACACCCTGGCCCTGTATGACCAGTTGCGTACCATCAACCCTTCGCCGCAGATGTACTATGTCAAGTTCGGCGATCAGAAGCTGATTGGCGCAAGCCCGGAGCTGCTGTTTCGTCTGCGCCAGGGCGAAATGGAAACCTTTCCCCTGGCAGGCACCACGACCCGGGGCCAAACACCCCAGGAAGATACCCAGCTCGCCCGGGCGCTGCTCAATGACCCCAAAGAGATCGCCGAGCACAATATGATCGTCGATCTCCACCGCAACGATATTGGCCGGGTGGCGCAGTTTGGCACAGTAAAAGTCCGCAGCCTGATGGATATCAAGCGTTTCAGCCACGTTCAGCATATCTCCAGCGAAATTGTCGGCATTATCGCCGAGAATGACGACATGTTCAGCGCCCTGGCCAGCAACTTCCCGGCGGGCACCCTCACCGGGGCCCCCAAGATCGAAGCCATGAAAATTATCGACGACCTGGAAACCGATGGGCGCGGCCCCTACGGCGGCGCAGTGGGCCAGTTCTCGTTCAACGGCGACTGCACCTTTGCCATTCCCATCCGCACGGTATTTGTGAACGGCGAAAAAGCCTACGTGCAGACCTGCGGCGGTAACGTCTTTGATAGCAACGCCGACGATGAATACGAAGAGATCCGCCGCAAGTTTGCCGGTACCCGCAAGGCCCTGGCCCCCTTTATGAGCACGGAAACGGAGAGCCCCGCATGA
- a CDS encoding Trp family transcriptional regulator has translation MPSNEHYQAELIRHLLAIDSPDAMDEALASLLTPAEYQEISKRLQIFKLLREGVPHRKIAETLGVGIATVSRGSRALATLPDSTSQPSARPSSRND, from the coding sequence ATGCCCTCAAACGAACACTACCAGGCTGAGCTGATTCGTCACCTGCTCGCCATCGACTCGCCGGACGCAATGGATGAGGCGCTGGCCAGCCTGCTGACTCCAGCAGAATATCAAGAAATCAGTAAACGCCTACAGATTTTCAAGCTGCTGCGCGAAGGCGTGCCCCACCGCAAAATTGCCGAAACCCTGGGCGTGGGTATCGCAACGGTTTCACGGGGCTCCCGCGCCTTGGCCACGTTACCCGATTCAACGTCGCAACCTTCTGCACGACCTTCTTCACGGAATGATTGA